One part of the Solea solea chromosome 16, fSolSol10.1, whole genome shotgun sequence genome encodes these proteins:
- the junbb gene encoding junB proto-oncogene, AP-1 transcription factor subunit b, whose translation MSTKMEQPFYHDDSFLSPYGHSDAAMHDYKLLKQSMNLNLTEPYRNLKSQLRAEVDAYQAGQQDMGSLKLASPELERLIIQNSNGVITTPTPGQYFYSRSITEEQEGFAEGFVKALDELHKMNQMAPPNVSLGAGGVTTCSAAASSVFGSTLQPEPPIYTTLNAYCPNTSLSSASSYPTATISYMPPHQQSHPQSTHGAHHFQHTLPGSGLHPQRLLALKEEPQTVPDLLSSDGSPPMSPIDLETQEKIKAERKRLRNRLAATKCRRRKLERIARLEDKVKVLKNDNAGLSSTASVLRDQVAQLKQKVLTHVSSGCQLMLTSKMEAF comes from the coding sequence ATGTCTACAAAGATGGAGCAGCCTTTTTATCATGACGACTCTTTTCTGTCGCCTTACGGCCACTCAGATGCAGCAATGCACGACTACAAACTGCTAAAGCAGAGTATGAATTTGAACTTGACAGAGCCTTATCGCAACCTGAAATCTCAACTGAGAGCCGAGGTAGACGCGTACCAAGCAGGGCAGCAGGACATGGGGTCCCTGAAGCTCGCGTCCCCAGAGCTAGAGAGGCTCATCATCCAGAACAGTAACGGGGTGATCACCACTCCCACGCCCGGCCAATACTTCTACAGCCGCAGCATTACCGAAGAGCAGGAGGGCTTCGCTGAAGGCTTTGTGAAAGCGCTGGACGAGCTGCACAAGATGAACCAAATGGCACCTCCAAATGTGTCCCTCGGAGCCGGCGGGGTTACCACCTGCTCAGCGGCGGCCTCTAGTGTCTTTGGCTCCACGCTGCAGCCGGAGCCTCCCATCTACACGACACTGAACGCTTACTGCCCGAACACAAGCCTCTCTTCCGCATCCAGCTACCCAACAGCAACCATCAGCTACATGCCGCCTCACCAGCAGAGCCACCCGCAGTCGACGCATGGCGCGCACCACTTCCAGCACACTCTGCCCGGCTCCGGGCTCCACCCACAGCGGCTCCTCGCTCTCAAGGAGGAGCCGCAGACCGTGCCTGACCTGCTGAGCAGCGACGGCTCGCCTCCGATGTCTCCCATCGACTTGGAGACGCAGGAGAAGATCAAGGCGGAGCGCAAGAGGCTGAGGAACCGATTGGCGGCCACCAAGTGCCGGCGACGCAAGCTGGAGCGCATCGCCCGGCTGGAGGACAAGGTGAAAGTTTTGAAGAATGACAACGCGGGGCTCTCCAGCACCGCGTCGGTGCTGCGGGATCAGGTCGCCCAGCTCAAGCAGAAGGTCCTGACGCACGTGAGCAGCGGCTGTCAGCTGATGCTCACAAGCAAGATGGAGGCGTTTTGA